In the genome of Diaphorobacter sp. HDW4A, the window TTGTTCGTGCAGGCCGAAATACATGCTCTTCACTTGGGCGTAGAGCTTCATGCCATCGATGCCCTTTTCGCGCCCGATGCCGCTGTTCTTGAACCCGCCGAACGGGGTGCTCGTCACCGATTGCTTGTAGGTGTTGATCCACACCGAGCCCGCTTCGAGCGCGCGGCCGATGCGCCAGGCTTTCTTGAAGCTCTCCGTCCAGATGCCGCAGGCCAGACCAAACGCCGTGCCGTTGGCCTTGGCGATCAGGTCGGCCTCGTCCTTGAACGGCAGGGCGACGAGCACCGGGCCGAAGGCTTCTTCCTGGCACGAGAGCGCGTCGTAGGCCAGGCCGTCGATCACGGTGGGCAGGTAGTACGCGCCCTGGTCGAACACGCCGCCCGTGGGCACCTCGCCACCGCAGAGGATGCGGCCGCCTTCCTCGCGGGCGCGGTCCACGAAGCGGGCCACGCGTTCGCGGTGGTGGAACGAGGCGAGCGGGCCCATTTCGACGCCGTCGGCATCGGGCGCGGCCACGCGGATGGCTTTGGCGCGGGCGACGACCTGTGCGAGCACTTCGTCGTAGATGCTCTCTTCGATGAACAGGCGCGAACCGGCCACGCAGGATTGGCCTGCCGAGCCGAAGATGCCCGCGATGACGGCGGCCACGGCGTGTTCGCGGTCGGCATCGGCGAACACTACGTGCGGCGACTTGCCGCCGAGTTCGAGCGCGGTGGGGAT includes:
- a CDS encoding aldehyde dehydrogenase, encoding MASSNTELISTNPATGEEIARVAITSMQELDDAVERAWQAFHHSGWKELLPHKRALILNKIADGLVAEKESLARLQMADNGKPLGECRGMVESAIGTFRYYAGVCETLETDVTPSRGDYVSFTVLEPFGVIAAITPWNSPIMNDATKVAPALAAGNAVLLKPSEDSPLLGPELARIALAAGLPKDLLQVVQGRGADVGAALVAHPGVRMVSFTGGTTSGRAIARVAGDKLIPTALELGGKSPHVVFADADREHAVAAVIAGIFGSAGQSCVAGSRLFIEESIYDEVLAQVVARAKAIRVAAPDADGVEMGPLASFHHRERVARFVDRAREEGGRILCGGEVPTGGVFDQGAYYLPTVIDGLAYDALSCQEEAFGPVLVALPFKDEADLIAKANGTAFGLACGIWTESFKKAWRIGRALEAGSVWINTYKQSVTSTPFGGFKNSGIGREKGIDGMKLYAQVKSMYFGLHEQPLAVAK